A window of the Miscanthus floridulus cultivar M001 chromosome 14, ASM1932011v1, whole genome shotgun sequence genome harbors these coding sequences:
- the LOC136503040 gene encoding uncharacterized protein — protein MKVKLRARRLWNAVDKGTENKKDDMSALEAILAAVPAEYRESLGAKSSAKKAWEVIAAMHVGSGRAKKATAQLLKQEYANLKFKDGESVEDFSLRLQTLISKLKSHGVTIDEEEAVSKYLHSVLTKYIQIALSKETMLDLSTLTIEDVTGRLRAVDELQEQVISPKDNGKLLLTEEEWTARRNSGVAFSSRGGDGKRHGKASSEKKQVKPNACRRCGKTGY, from the coding sequence atgaaggtcaagctcagagcccgacggctctggaatgctgttgacaagggcaccgaaaataaaaaagatgatatgtcagcgttggaggctatcctcgctgctgtaccagcGGAGTATAGAGAGTCGTTGGGGGCGAAAAGCTCTGCTAAGAAGGCATGGGAGGTTATTGCGGCGATGCACGTCGGTTCCGgtcgcgcaaagaaggcgacggcccagcttctgaagcaggaatATGCCaatctcaagttcaaggatggtgaatcggtggaggacttctccctccgcctgcagacgctcatcagcaagctaaagagccacggcgtcaccatcgacgaagaggaggcggtctccaagtacctccactctgtgcTGACAaaatacatccagatcgctctctccaaagagacgatgctggacttgtccaccctcaccattgaagatgtgacaggccgtctgcgggcggtggacgagcttCAGGAGCAGGTGATATCACCGAAGGACAACGGTAAACTATtgttgacagaggaggagtggactgctcggaggaactccggggtagccttctccagccgtggtggcgatggcaagcgccacggcaaggcttcttcggagaagaagcaggTCAAACCCAACGCCTGCCGACGCTGCGGGAAGACAGGCTAttag
- the LOC136502878 gene encoding protein HEAT STRESS TOLERANT DWD 1-like, which produces MGRNIKKAKKAKSKKSKKKTEASSSSNPAVASGPAKVWQPGVDALEDGEELQFDPEAYNYLRGFGIGWSCLSFDVVRDQLGLVRSEFPHTFYGVAGTQAEKASWNYIGVFKLSNIIGKKREPIPASAVDGDTDVDSDSSSDEEDEEINEDTKPILHLKKVAHAGCVNRIRSMTQKPYICATWGDTGHVQVWDLSSFLNSLAESGTAAPKEDDIIHKHLPVKVFSGHKDEGYAIDWSPLVTGRLVSGDCNKCIHLWEPTSNNWNVDSNPFVGHSASVEDLQWSPTEADIFASCSVDGTISIWDIRTGKKPCISVKAHKADVNVISWNRLASCMIASGCDDGSFSVRDLRSIQEDSLVAHFEYHKKAITSIEWSPHEASSLAVTSEDHQLTIWDLSLERDAEEEAEFRAKMKEQANAPEDLPPQLLFAHQGQRDLKELHWHPQIPSMIISTAIGGFNVLMPSNIDTTIPGSTDTAMASAEP; this is translated from the exons ATGGGTCGCAACATCAAGAAGGCCAAGAAGGCCAAATCCAAGAAGTCTAAGAAG AAAACTGAAGCGTCCTCGTCGTCCAATCCTGCGGTTGCCTCTGGTCCGGCTAAG GTCTGGCAACCGGGTGTAGATGCACTTGAAGATGGGGAGGAGCTGCAGTTTGATCCTGAGGCTTACAATTATCTCCGAGGTTTTGGCATTGGCTGGTCTTGCTTGAG TTTTGATGTTGTGCGGGATCAACTTGGACTCGTCCGATCAGAGTTCCCCCATACATTCTATGGTGTTGCTGGAACACAG GCTGAGAAAGCTTCATGGAATTATATTGGCGTTTTCAAGCTTTCTAACATAATTGGGAAGAAGCGGGAACCTATACCAGCTTCAGCAGTTGATGGCGACACTGATGTGGATAGCGACAGCAgcagtgatgaagaagatgaagaaattAATGAGGATACAAAGCCCATCCTACAT CTAAAAAAGGTGGCTCATGCGGGGTGTGTAAATCGTATACGCTCGATGACTCAAAAACCATATATATGTGCTACATGGGGAGATACTGGTCATGTTCAG GTTTGGGACTTGAGCTCCTTCCTTAATTCTTTAGCAGAGTCAGGGACTGCTGCACCCAAAGAAGATGACATAATCCACAAACACCTACCTGTGAAAGTATTTAGTGGCCATAAAGATGAGGGATATGCCATTGATTGGAGTCCACTTGTTACTGGAAGACTTGTTTCTG GTGACTGCAATAAGTGCATTCACTTATGGGAACCAACATCAAACAACTGGAACGTAGATTCAAACCCATTTGTTGGACACTCTGCAAGTGTTGAAGATCTACAG TGGAGTCCCACAGAAGCCGACATATTTGCCTCTTGTTCTGTGGATGGTACGATATCAATATGGGATATACGTACAGGGAAGAAACCTTGTATTTCTGTCAAAGCTCATAAAGCCGATGTGAATGTTATCTCATGGAACAG GCTTGCTAGCTGCATGATAGCTTCTGGGTGTGATGATGGCAGTTTCTCAGTTCGTGATCTTAGATCAATTCAG GAGGACTCATTGGTAGCACATTTTGAGTACCACAAGAAAGCAATTACATCTATCGAGTGGAGTCCACACGAAGCATCATCATTAGCTGTAACATCTGAAGATCATCAACTAAC AATCTGGGACCTTTCATTGGAAAGAGATGCAGAAGAGGAGGCTGAGTTCAGAGCGAAGATGAAAGAGCAGGCAAATGCACCTGAGGATTTGCCACCACAACTTCTTTTTGCTCATCAG GGCCAGAGAGACTTGAAAGAACTGCACTGGCACCCACAGATACCGTCAATGATCATATCAACGGCAATTGGCGGCTTCAACGTGCTGATGCCTAGCAACATTGATACAACCATTCCTGGCAGCACTGATACAGCAATGGCATCTGCTGAGCCATAA